The Candidatus Binatia bacterium DNA segment TGACCGAGGCCTGCAAGAAGCACGGGGGCTTCTACCTCGGCTCCATCGGCGGTGCGGCGGCCATCCTCGCGCAGGACAATATCAAGAAGGTGGAACTGATCGAGTACCCTGAACTGGGAATGGAAGCGATCTACAAGATCGAGGTCGAGGACTTCCCCGCCTTCATCCTGGTGGACGACAAAGGCAACGACTTCTTCGCGCAATTGACGTGAGGCGGCCCGGTCGGCGTGACTGCGGTGGAGAAAGTAACTTGAAGCGGCAAATGGCAATCAAACGAATTCTGGTGCCAATAGATTTCTCCCCAGACTCAACCAACGCCCTTGCCTATGCCCGTGACCTCGCTAAGCAGTTTGACGCTGAGCTGCTGCTTCTCCACGTCATCGAGCCAATTCATTTCATCACAGAGTCCGACGTGTACGCTCACCAGCGCCATTTGAGCGCTACACAGATGGAGAGCATCGGCCTGGACCTTCGGGAAGAGGGACGGCGCTTCCGCACCATGGTCAAAGGCGGCATACCATCGTCGGTCATTGTTGACACTGCCAAGAGCGCGAAGGCCGATCTCATTGTCATCGGTACGCACGGACGCACAGGCTTGGCGCACATGTGGATCGGCAGCGTGGCAGAGAAGGTGGTGCGTGCTGCGAG contains these protein-coding regions:
- a CDS encoding universal stress protein; the protein is MAIKRILVPIDFSPDSTNALAYARDLAKQFDAELLLLHVIEPIHFITESDVYAHQRHLSATQMESIGLDLREEGRRFRTMVKGGIPSSVIVDTAKSAKADLIVIGTHGRTGLAHMWIGSVAEKVVRAASCPVLTVRRAGGKKTKPKATRRRRRP